AAAATTTTCTTCAGTATGTCTTCCTACAGTTTCACAATCACTGTGTTGATAAATTAAACTGTAGCATTAGAGAtaggaaattaaaaaacatagaGTCTCGATTATGCAAATACAGGGCTCTACTCATATATAATCAGACTAATGTTAGGgataaaaaaaccaaaatttatgactaaaatatagtttgaacaaaaaagaaaaataccatTTTAGATCAAACAAATGTCAAAACTGAAGTTTAGAGAGAAAAATGtaatcttccttttttttttttcaatttgatgtCTAATCTCCCTTTATTGAAAAGCTCAACTCTTCTACTTGCAAGCTTGCTTCAAATCATGATATACCCAGATGTTCTTCAAAAGCAAACTTGATTCAGTCGATAAGATTCATAGTTTATACATTCACAGTGAGAACAGACATAAAAACATTCTCATTCGGTTCTGTTTTGAGTATAGTTGAATGACTAAGGAGTGAGTGCTACATAACTTTGCTTTTTCCAACAAATTTCAATCAATAGGAAAGAGTGTATTTACAGAGTGTGTATTGCTAGCATTTTTGGTGTTTTGATGCTTCCATAGGAACTCATGTTGTTGTTGCCTTTATCATCCAAAGCTAGGGGATTTAATCACAGTTACTACCACCCGTTGCACATAGCAATACTAAAAGGAGATTGGCAATCTACAAAGGCTTTTCTTGACAATGACCCAAGTGCATGGACTGCAAAGATCACAATACTCGGTAGGACTGCGATGCATGTTGCAGCTGTAGGAGGGCAGTGGCAAATTGTTGAGAAGTTGGTGCAACATGTTCCTACAAAAGTGCTTGAAGAGTTGGACTTGATGGGTTGTACTTGCCTGCACTATGTTGCAATGGGGGAAAGCAGAAGTGCTGCCAAGGCATTGGTCACTAAAAATCCTTCTCTGACACAACTCACTGACTTCAAAGGATTCACACCACTTATCTACAGTATTACCTCTGCTAAATGCAAAGAAATGGTATGGTACTTTGTTTTGAATACTACAGATGAGAGACCTGGTTGTCCTTTCTCTGGTCCTTCTGCTGCTCAACTTGTTGCTTTGCTTACTGCTGCAGGATTTCATggtaagcatttttttttctttgcataatAGGTACCTAGAAAGTGTGACATACATATCAAAAAGTAAAAGCAGGATACTTATCTGGTTTCAGTGTATTTATATACAATGCAGATGCAGTGGCATATTGTAAGGAACCCAGAGAAAGTAATGAAAGGAAAAGActaaaagaagcaaaagatcAAATCCTTGCAATGTATTTCACTTTACACACTGAACAAGCCAAAGCTTTCAAGGAAAAACTGATTTCCTTTCTCACAGGGTTTACCCTGTCACAAACATCACAACTAAAAGATTGCACTCAACATCCCacaagataataatatatagaCTTTCCTAGAAAGTCTCCCCCTTAACAACTAACAACTTTACTGCTCTTATCTTAAAATTTCTTCCTAACCCTCTCATTACTTCCATGCCTAACACATATACATAAACTTTAACCAGACTCCCACCTATATTCATCAATAAGTACATATTGtgaaaatgacataaaaatgAAGCTGtgacaaaatgataaaaacaacATACTTCTGTTTTCACCATTCCTTATGCAAAACTTTGAAATCAGGAATCtgtcatttttataattatttgtgaaaacaAAACTTTTTCTTAGACTCAACAGATCCTTaagttttctttgaattttcaaTGTATGTAGAACTTGCTTGAACTAATGAAGTATAGTGCCATTCTTCTACTCTTGAATTTGCGTAATTGTAGTTTCAGGTTTTCAGCACTATACTTTTATGTCTAGTGCACCATAAAAAGTCAGAGTAATGTACTACAAGATTACCGAATTATTCAAACATCCAAACACACTCAGCTTCATGCTTTAGAATAATCATCAATTATGCTACTTTAATAGCCAAgcatataaaacatattattatatgtttgcAAATTGTACCCTGTTGTTTGTACTGCTAACTATTATTTTGGGTCTCCCATATACAGATGTCACTATATATCTTCTCCAGCGCTACCCAGATTTGGCTACTCTCTCAGATTCAAAGGGAAGCATTATACTTAATGTTTTGTCAAAATTGCCTTCGGACTTTCAAAGTGGAAATAAACTTGGATTTTGGAAAAGATGCATTTACCACTGTAACTACcctatatattttgatattattctcttttcttaCCAAGCTTCATTGCAATACACCTTAAACTTTCCTCTTCAACTATATTAGGTATGCCAGATGAACTTGATTTTTTACCACCAAGTCATCTGAGAGGAAATTCGAAAGATTCATTTGGGAATTCAAGCCATTACAGATCCTATTTTGGAAGTACAATATGGGATGTGATTCAGAGTATTGGTATGTTGTACTTGTCCAGCAGAGCGCTTTTGCACATATCCTTAAACTCttgttttctcattttaattgttatacttcaattaaaacaaattaccaAACTTCATGTGCAGTTCCTGGCATAAAGCTAGTGAGAGAGGCAAAGTTGAGACACGCATCTGCTGCAAGATTGGTGGAACTGGTTTGCACACAGGTTTCAAATTTGAATGACACCGAATTCTGGCAGTCTTTTGTGAGTGCAGACGTTGTTTTCAATGCCTCATCATCTGGCATAGTTGAAATTTTAAGGATCAGTTTCCAGTTTTTTCCTGATTTGGTTTGGTGTCACTTGCCAAATGAAGGATATGTAGCTCAAACTGCCATCAAGTATCGGCAAGAGAAGGTTTTTAGTCTTGTATGCAATATGCCTATAATTTGCAAGTTCTTAATCCTGGCATTAGATGAATCACAAAACACCACATCACATCTAGCAGCAAGGTTTGCTTCTCCTCAACAGGCATCAATTTCTGGTGCAGCTTTTCAAATGCAAAAAGAGTTGCAGTGGTTTAAGGTTGTTTTTAATCTCATAACTCCCTTATCATAAACTTTTGAAGATCAATTATACCAAAATATTGATAACACTTTATGCTGTCCAACAGAAAGTGGAGCAATGGGATCACCCTCTTCATAAAGAAGTTAAAAACATAGATGGTAAAACACCTTGGCAATTGTTCAGGGAAGAGCATAAGCCCTTGCTTGAAGAAGCAAAGGTTTGGATGAAGGATACATCAAACTCTTGTATGTTGGTGGCAACTCTTATTGCCACAGTTGTCTTTGCTGCTTCTATAACTGTACCTGGAGGAAACAACCAAGAGAAAGGATTTCCATTATTCTTGTCAGATAACACATTCATGGTGTTCGTTGTGTCAGATACATTAGCTTTGTTTTCCTCCATGGTTTCCCTTTTGATGTTTTTATCAATTCTAACTGCACATTATGCAGAAGAAGATTTTCTCAAGAGATTACCTGAGAGAATAATATTGGGTCTGGCTTCTTTGTTCTTTTCAATAGTAACTACAATGATAGCATTTGGTGCAGCCCTGGATTTGTTGCTAAGGGAGAGAGTGAAATGGGTGTCAATCCCAATTGCTCTTCTGGCATGTGTCCCAGTTGCTCTATTTGCAGGGCTTCAACTTCCCTTGTTCATACAAATGATCATATCAACCTATGGTTCTTCTATATATCATCGTCAAAGTCTTTGGTAAGGCTTTTGTGTTGTCCCAGCTTATGAAAAAATAGGACAAAGAATGGAAACATCAAACCATATAGTAGTGTCAGCAGGTGATGGCTTTAGTTAGCTTTGGAATTTGTTTTTACTGAGTATAGCCCGAAGTTGGTTTTACAACAGTGAActataatgaaaaaagaatttgaCCAAACTGCTTTAGGAAATACTACCCAGTTATCTAAAAACCTGTCACTAATAATCTCTCAAAAATCGTCCTTTTTCAGAGATGAATTACTGCACTACTTTCAAACAATTTTCTAAAAGCTAATAAATGTTAGTCACTCTGTAATATTTGAAATGTTACATTATAGTAATTCGATATGGTAGTAGTTTATTTGTTAGGAATATTGAAGttgtttacatgtttttttattcaatcaaaatcgaatattttttatacaatgcAAACTATTTCTAGTTGCATGCCATGTATAAATACATGCTACTTGtattcttataaaatttctGATTAAAGAACCAATTTAGAAGTTTTatccaaatttattttagaaagcaGAATTTCTTTTGGTCCTTTGATACTTTCGTTTTTGCTAATGGGTCTCTTCTGATATTTGCTCTATAACAAGTTATCCCATGAACAAAAAAACATGACTGTTCcaaattgtttgaaaaatacTACAAATGGTAACAGATATTACATACACCACACTGTTTGAAAAACCAGCACATCAGCTAGTAAACGTACGCCTAAAATATGTGATCCATCAACCAATCAAAATCCCACAACCATATTTCAAGTACGTTTATTTTTGTTGACCAAAAAACCAAATTAGCCCGGTTTTACACTATGAACGTTCAAATATCTGAATCCAACAACGTAAATCAGAGTCTTGAATCTACAAAACCTATCTATAACCAAGATATGAAAAGAATAAATCCAGGACTaatctattatataaaaaattctcaTTGCATACCAAAAAGCTTGACTCGTAACATAGTCCGTCTCGAATGGGAAGGTGAGAAGGCAAAAGATCTACTCATTTTAGGACTCATCGGACACTGAAATTCCAAAGAGAAAGTTTAATTTTCTCCCTTAAATAAGCCTGCTCTAAAGGAAAATGCCTATGACTTGATTTAAAGGTTTATAATCTTTCTCATTTTGGGACATAAAATCCGAAGATCCTTCAGCGGAACACTGACTAAGCGGAACCGATTCAACCCCCGGGGCcagaaacaaaattcaaaacttttCGACATTGTTCAGGAAAATACAAGATGAGAGAGTCAATGTACTATAAAATTGTGATGGTGGAGGTAATCAATTTAAACAGAATTCACTCTAAGTAAAGAAATAGAAGTTCCTGGCCATGTTTACACAATAAAACATTTACTCCGCAGGGGAGTATACTTCCTAGCAAAACTAATGATCTGACTGGATAGTTAAGACCATCAAGAAATTCTAATACAAAGTGTAGGAAGATAGCCAATATCTTATGCAGCGCCCTTGCCCTTCTTCTTTTGAAGCTTCTTCATGTAAAATTCCAGCTCTTTGCCCTCTAATATATATCTGCCAAAAATCCAGAAGACATTAAGCACCAACAGTCAgaacaattaattgaaaatgaaacaatattGTTCACTTGACTAAACTGTCAAGCATGTGAACTTCACAAGCCGGCATCTCATTAactcttaatatattttttacgcTAGCATAGAATTGTTAATAAGAAAAGCAACTCATTTGCATCCATGTCTTGCAATTTCATTTTTACCAGAGGTAATCACAACCATTTGAATATCTCCTCAACACAGCATGATACCAAGGTGCTAACACTCGACAGACTAAATCCCTTATTTTTCGGCCCtatcaacatattttaaattctagGTCATATATATGTGTTCTTGCCAGTTGCAAATGGGATGATTGTTCTAGCTATGAAaagcaattttaaaaattactctGACCGGGAACAAGCACTAGATACATCTGGCTTAGTTAGCTCATTAAGTACCAAATAACATACCCATCAGCACGGCCACATTGGCCAGGTCGGGATGAGATACAAGCCAAAAGGCGACCACCCCCAAATTGTTCTTCAATGTGAGAATCAAGCACCCGGGTCTGTTTCCGCTTTTCCAATTTTCTCAAGACATGGTTACTCTTCTTCACCACTTCGGTCGCAGCTTCaccatccaataaaaaaaaaaaaaaaaaaaaaaaaaaaaaaaaaaaactaaactgaaTGAGTGAATGATGCAAATACAAcatctttttaaagaaaaacaattttgcagttcgcaaaaaaaaaaatgataaactgCTCCAAAAAATTAACTATATCATGTAGCATTAGCAACCCAGTTCCAAAActcattttagattttttttttctacagtGAGACTTCATAACCTTGGATACTTcagaatcaaaattataaaataaggttGATTACATACATTATCAGTGAAAAGTCATCACATACGTATCCAATCAAAGGGTAATGTAACCACATTATATTTATGAAACAGATAGACGATGTCATAAGTGTATCAAATCTCATTGAATACCTATGTAAAACAGTTATACAATGCATAAAAATAACGGGAATTAGTGGAATGACAAAAAAGTGTATCATAACCGGACAAAGTGCACAATGCACACACAGATAAAACTAAGCAAATGAAACTGGACGATACAATCATGTTGAAATTGAAGAACTAAAGTCttcacaataaagaaaaagatgcagGCTTCCAAGTTCCAACAACCAACATTGACACAGGGCTAAAGGGCACTAAATTTCATACCACAGTTCAGCTAGGAAAGCAACTAAAAGTGAAACTATATGTAAACAACCATTTATTAGCAAACAATTCAACTAACATGTACCTCTCCTTCCTTCTTGGCAGAAGCTGCAATCTTCTTCTTGCGACCAATGTCAACGCCATAATGCTGCAGATACCACTGCTTGAAGGGCGCTGCGTCGACCTGAACAATGGCGCTCTTGACCAACGTCTGAGTCCGAACAAGCTCATTGTTGGATGCATTGTAAACCACATCAAGAACCCTTGTTTTGCGAGTAACAGCCTCACTCCCCCAAGAATAGTTCCCAGTATCAAGCCTCAAAGCACGCCACTTCACATTCCCACCACGAACTCTAATCCTCCTAATTGTCTTGTTGCTTGACAGCTTTGTGTTTGCTGGCTGCCTCCCAAGCTCGTACCTGAAATCAAACACACCCCcattaaacacaaaataatcattgataaaaaaaaaaacagaataacaaaatagaaaaggaaaattctTTGGTTAAAATTAGGGTTACACTCTGATAATCCTTTAAATACTGACTGTTTAACTCTAATTCTGATTAGATCCAAACAAAtgttaaaacaaatgaaatagaTTATTAAAAATGCAATCAATTAATGATGAAATATAATCAGTTAGAGTTAGGAGAACTtgctttctcttctttctccaaGCTTTCTTCTTACCACCAGTGGCACGCCTCTTGTGCATGGAATCACGAGAGATACCTACGCAAACTCACATGAATCAGCAACATCACGTCACGAGAGAGAGAAACGAAAAAATTGAAACGTACCCATTTTGTTAGAGTAGAAATGTAGTGCTGCTGCGAGCTCCGGCTAGTCACTTCACCGTCCAGGatgagaagaaggaagaaggagAAACAGAAGAAAGGTTAGGGTTAAGAACCCATCCGGCCACATTGACACTGGTGGAAATCAAAGCCCACTTTGTAATGGGTTTTATCTTCTCTCTGCACCCCTCGATTTATTCAACTAGTATTTTGATCCATGTAGTGCGCaagattatttttaagattaaattgtgtttttttataataattaaaaataaattaaaaagttaaaaatatgttatgcTAATGATAATAcacatgatttaaaataaaaatattaatttaataatgttcatgttcaataagatagaTTAATTTACGTCTCTTATATCTTGAAAAGgataactatattataaaaaaaaatcgtagAACCCCTCAATGTACACATTTGTaagttcattttcatttcttcaacCAAACAAATTTAGGAAGAGAtacaaagaattttttttaataataaggagaaaataatccaaattaaataaataaataatagtggACCTTATATTTTGCCAAACACCTTTTATTGAATCACTTCTGCATACATTACTTGTATAATAAATAAGGGGATAAAGGGTCTCCTTGGGGAAGGTTTTAtgatgtgaaaaagaaaatcaaaagatattataatcattttaatgaCTAAATGGTGAAAATTTTGCATTTCATAATCAAATAATCTTCAAATTATTAACAAGCTactcaatatataaataaaactaaattattgttaacaaaaaaaatattatacaacaAGTTGAAGCACTTTCACTTATTTTCGATGTGATAAATAATGACTTTACTTTTCATTAaacccttttattttattttcaaaacaagcactgcaaaaatattatatctataAAAAGGAActttaaagatttagaaaataatttaagaatattagTGGTTTTAATGatgtatttgattattttactataaaaagttcaaatataaataatttttttattaattgagttTCAGAAGTAaaagttttctctttcttttttttaattctccGATTACGTCGTTCATTTGTTGGTTGGCAATCAGAGATTACTAGTAGACTCGTGAAGTTGAAGTCTATAATTCTATATGATTAAAATCTTGATCgaagtaagtttttttttttacctttttctttttaagaaaacatgttGCATGTGGGGTGTTATGGGCTTGCATATGGCTTTTAAGGACTTAAGATGAATATTTGTTGAGTTAGATTGTAAGagtatattataattgttaatcATAGTTCTCTATGTTCAAGTAGAGCAACTTATGTGAGGTAGAACCTTTCTGGAGCACCTTTTGAGTTTAAGAGCACCAATCTAGGTAAGAGAAGCAATTAGTAATTTTACAATTACTCATATATGTTTTGACCTATATATTGGTTTCAAATGAGATTATGTGattgtttaattttagttttctttgatTAAGAATTAAATTGTGACGAGCAATGTGAAGTGTTTGAAAATAATATGGTATGAATTTACCCATGTTGAATTGCATCGATAAATTTTGTTAGTATAATAATTGAATTGTGATCTTATTGCTAAGACGGTTGTTTTTGGGTTGTTTTAGTATTATTGTTTGTTGAGCATAATTGATTTGGCTAGGATTGTCCAATTTAATctatatgataattattttgaactaggataaggtattttaaaatgaaaaggaacTAAAGTTGCATAGATAGTCAAGTTGATAGTTTATTTAAGCCAATTTGGGAGTTAAAAACTTTGATACAACATCTGACAGTGCCACAAAATTGCTAGGTGCCACTCACAAAACTCAAATTAGCAAGCTCCAATGGTCCAAAGATTCGATATCAACTCTTGAATTGTTGAACGCTCACTTGATAGTGAGTTGCAAAGGCCCAAGGCGTTGGGCAGTTCCCTGGTCACACTAATTGCTCACTTAAAAATGAACTCTAGGGGATGTGGCATTGGGTGTCAAATTCATGGTGTTGGGTGCCACCTGTGTTTTTTCTCGTGGGTTTTCTtactaaaatttcaattttggcTTCATTGGACCAGATTAAAATTTTGACATAAGGTTCTTAACATatatggttcttcattttgACCTTTGATATTTTCAACTAGAGGTCCAAGGATAGAGAAAtgtttttcaacatttttatatGCTTGATGGAAGTATTGTATTATGCTAATGCAATAGAAAGTAAATTATGAATTCTTAACatgtaaattgaaataaataataggtAAGTGATTCTAAGAGATGAGATTGAATTGAGATaaaatacatacacacacacacacacacacacatatatatatatatatatatatatatatatatatatatgacatggTGTGATGATTCAATATTATATGAGATTGTGATTAATGAACTATGTTTGTTCTTACACTATTTTTCTTGTGACTGTATTTAACAATTTGGTATGAATTAAGATGCATATGAATGCAACGATGAGATAATTATTTCTAGGGTGAGAATGTTACCGTAAGTTGGTTTTGTGTGGACTATATTGATGACAAGGACTGAAATGAGACCATTTTGACTTTACTAGTAATTGAATtcatatagataaaaataactaattgcAAGAACCGAGGGAGTTTTTATCTAGAGTGTCGACAATGGTCGAACTCGTGAAATATAGAATTTATCCTATTAGGGAGTGACAcatatacattatatatattagcTCTTGTTAGGTAGAAATGATAAAACATAGTTAGGTACAAGGTCTTAGGTACTACTGAATACACTAGAGGGTTTGTTTGTGGTTATTAGTATATGAATGACTTATAAGAGCCTTTATATATGAATGTATGTTGTAtgaattaatgtaaaattatatagtgatttgattactatttttatacaagctttattttattcaaaacttatAAGTTCTAAAACTACACTAGCTTATCTACTTTATGTTGTGTTATGGTTTGAACATctataattatcatattttatatgtgGACAAATGATACTTCAATGACAAAGTTGTGAAACAATATTAATggttttttttagataaatagtagtgtttttagatatatatttttgttattgtataaatctagaaatattatttatttgttaaaaacttagttttttgtttctcgtaaagttttgaaaatgtaaCGTCCCGACAACTTATAGGGAATATTGATTGTCCCCACATCCATTCATAAGAACTCCATAGTTAAACGTGCTTAGCCTGTAGTAATTTAGGGATGAGTAACCTTCTGTGATGACCTTCTGGAAAGTTTTTCCAGAAAGTGTGCTAGTGATgctaaaacacattaaaaagtCTTGTGTTGATGTTTGAGAACAATCAAATtgacttatatatttttttattaattatgtaatatttaaattagtgaAATAAATCTTGTAGGAGTGTCACGGAAACTAACTTCAATTAACTAAAGTGACGAAAGTACATAATTTTACTTCAAggaatacaaaatgaaaaatatttttaaaatagaaattttcttataaatatttggATATTAGACTGGAAATTTGAagtgttttattaaaaatttatgatagtAATGTTAAATTCacaaaaagaatttgaaatattttttctttcaaatctaTATCCTTAATATTGATTggcaaaagaaaattataaatatataattatgtatgttatatttatgctttttcattaatatgattttagttaGGATAATTGGGTCTCTATTTCATTTAGATGACATTCAATTGATATTGTTCTTTAAcgtaatgaatttttttttgtcgagAGAAGCTAGtgttaattttcaataaatattagttaattttttttcttaatatccAAAAGTTCCTTTTAATTGCCAgatatttttttacctttaaaattattttagttgatattaacaaaaaaatttatagattaaaattattttttaatcaatattaataagaattattttatcCTATATTAGTAATGTTGTTTTTCACGCTAcgttaattaaagtttttctaCTCTCATCAATAGAACTAGTTttaattaggaaaatgatattttaacatcaatttttttgacacaattttgacactacacacgtgtcaaaatgtggttggacgatttcaaattaaaaaaaaaactttggtttttcttttccaaatatgtcgttgttcaacttttttaatttgaaatcgtccaaccacattttgacacgtgtgcagtgtcaaaatgatgttaaaaattggtgttaaaatatcatttttcttttaattagtataaattaagtggattttaattaattattagcagtcttaaaatgttttttttttaaattattctaatttttttaaaattaattttcttgtgtggaatttgaggaattaaaataaatttctaatttgagaaaacaaaatgagaTTTACACAAagagaataattaaatattttttaagacaCTCGGGTATGCATTAGATGAGGGTAATGTGATAATTTTATACATTAGTGTATAAATGTAAGGGGTGAGAAAAGGAGCACCTTGTTCATTCCTGATTCCCTTTGCTGCAATGAGCGTATATGATTCATGTTCCTAGTAAACTCAGACCTTGCATTTTTTATGCGTAGAAGGCTTGAAAAGTTGACGCCTTTAGGAAATTCGAGGGATGAGTTTCTCAGTGGCAGCTTCATTGGGTACTCATATTGCACTGAGAAACACTCATGAAGCAAGAATCAAGTGCCTCTTTATGTACAAAAGAGAAGAGAACAATAAAATTGGTTTCAAGTTCTCAAAGCACAAGGTCGTTCAAAGCAAAATTTCTCTAAGCAAGCAAGAGTTCAGTGAGTTGGATGAGAGGAAGAGCCCAGATGAGGTAGCATTTACCATGTTGTTAAAGTTAATGCCTTTTGCTTATTTGATGGGAATTGGTTGAAACCCTTTTGTGATATGAAAGTTTCTGTTTAGTTGGGTTGCTTGGAAGAGTAGGGATTAAATCAGTGTAAGCAGTGAGGTTGACAACTGATAGCTGTGTGATGTTTTAGTTCATAGGGCGTGTCCAGTGGTAAGGATTTGTTCAATTGAATCTGTTTTTGGGAATATGTTGTTGGTAATTGATAGAAGAATTGCCTCTGCTACAGTGATGCGAAGATAGGAATATTTATTCTGTTGAGTTTTCAATTTGCCGGTGGGACTGATTTCTTTTATAGTTGAAGTGCTTCTTCTGTTTTTGTTGTGAATGTTAAGGTCGTTGGTAGGGAAACTGGAACCCGTTAACATAAAAATGTGTAGGTTTTAGGACTAGAGAAAGGTTGCAATTTGGGTAGATTCCTTTCAGAAAGTCGTTGCAAACAGAATTTGTGAAAATGACTGGTGATTGCTGTGGTGACTCTTATGGAAGTCAGTCATGATCATTGGTGATAAACTGATAATTTTAATGAGATTTCTATTAAGTGATGATTGTTTAGAAAAATTCTTCTGCTTGTACTGGACCTAATTGTTGAAAATATTGTCATAAAGATGGTAAGATTTACTTGGATGAGATGAACCAAAGAATCCCAGCAGttcaatttaaattgaattacatTTTACCAAACAAAGAAAGTGAATTACTCTGGATCATGCTTACCTTCTTTTATTTATCCGCTTAATCTATGAAAAACGAAGttctaattgaaattttacGTTTCTATTTGGAAAATAACTTATACCATTATCTGTATCTAGAAGGCTTCGTGTTTGCTAGTCATGTGTTTCATATTTTAGTAGggttttaa
Above is a genomic segment from Vigna radiata var. radiata cultivar VC1973A chromosome 10, Vradiata_ver6, whole genome shotgun sequence containing:
- the LOC106775166 gene encoding uncharacterized protein LOC106775166 — protein: MSVDDVKAAASEFARGFNHSYYHPLHIAILKGDWQSTKAFLDNDPSAWTAKITILGRTAMHVAAVGGQWQIVEKLVQHVPTKVLEELDLMGCTCLHYVAMGESRSAAKALVTKNPSLTQLTDFKGFTPLIYSITSAKCKEMVWYFVLNTTDERPGCPFSGPSAAQLVALLTAAGFHDVTIYLLQRYPDLATLSDSKGSIILNVLSKLPSDFQSGNKLGFWKRCIYHCMPDELDFLPPSHLRGNSKDSFGNSSHYRSYFGSTIWDVIQSIVPGIKLVREAKLRHASAARLVELVCTQVSNLNDTEFWQSFVSADVVFNASSSGIVEILRISFQFFPDLVWCHLPNEGYVAQTAIKYRQEKVFSLVCNMPIICKFLILALDESQNTTSHLAARFASPQQASISGAAFQMQKELQWFKKVEQWDHPLHKEVKNIDGKTPWQLFREEHKPLLEEAKVWMKDTSNSCMLVATLIATVVFAASITVPGGNNQEKGFPLFLSDNTFMVFVVSDTLALFSSMVSLLMFLSILTAHYAEEDFLKRLPERIILGLASLFFSIVTTMIAFGAALDLLLRERVKWVSIPIALLACVPVALFAGLQLPLFIQMIISTYGSSIYHRQSLW
- the LOC106774497 gene encoding 40S ribosomal protein S8, producing MGISRDSMHKRRATGGKKKAWRKKRKYELGRQPANTKLSSNKTIRRIRVRGGNVKWRALRLDTGNYSWGSEAVTRKTRVLDVVYNASNNELVRTQTLVKSAIVQVDAAPFKQWYLQHYGVDIGRKKKIAASAKKEGEDGEAATEVVKKSNHVLRKLEKRKQTRVLDSHIEEQFGGGRLLACISSRPGQCGRADGYILEGKELEFYMKKLQKKKGKGAA